aataattatcatatgaatATTTCAGATATCAATAGCATTCAACTAAGTGCCATTTTACTTTGTTCAAGATGGTTATGGACTGTAGGTAATCCTATTATAATGGAATCCTCTCAGAATAAGGaacatatatttctaaatatttatttatattaaaacaaatatataaactattagtgtaattttttttaattttccccctAAGAATGTTTTATGTTTCCTGTCCATGAAGCAAAACCAAACTGTTAAGGAAATATACAATAGAATCCCTGAATATCATGTATCAACAGAATCATACTTAGCTACACCATAACTTTTTCATGGCATTTTTCACTTCCGCATTCCTCAGTGTATAGATCAGAGGGTTGAGCAAGGGTGTCCCAATTGTGTAAAACACAGCCACCATCTTGTCTACTGGAAATGTGGTTGCTGGGCGtgtgtatatgaatatacatgGACCAAAAAATAAGACAACCACAATAAAATGGGAAGTGCAGGTGGAAAGAGCTTTTCGCCTTCCTTCTGCACTGTGGTTTCTCAGAGAGTACAAGATGACAATGTAGGAGATAAGTAGAATTATGAAACTCACCATGCATATGGCTCCACTGTTGGAAACAACTAGCAAGTTTATCGCATAAGTGTCCATGCAGGCAAGTTTCAATAAGGGCTGCAAGTCACAGAAATAGTGGTCAATCACATTGGGGCCACAGAAAGGCAATCTCAAAGCCAGGAAAAGTTGTGCTGAAGAGTGGATACAGGATCCCACCCAGCCCAGAATCACCAGCACACGGCAGACATGGTGGCTCATGATGGTTGTGTATCGCAAGGGCTTACAAATGGCTACATAACGATCAAAAGCCATGAGGATGAGCACAAAGATTTCCATGCACCCAAAGAAGTGGGCTGCAAAGACCTGAGTCATGCACTCATTGTAGGAAATGGTCTTCTTCTGAGATAGGGCATCCACAATCAATCTGGGGGCTGTGGTTGTAGAGAAGCAGGCATCAGCAAAGGAGAGATAGAataggaagaagtacatgggacTCCCAAGGGTCCTGCTTTTCTTAATAGTCACTACAATGAGAAAGTTCCCCAACAGTGTGGCAAGGTAAAGCAACAACAAGACCACGAATATTGCTTTCTGCTTTCCCGCATCCTGTGTCAACCCAAACAGAATGAATTCAGTCACACTGCTATTCATTGCCACATTAGTGACTGCAGGTAAGGTGCAGTTGACAAGGGCTTAAtctgcaaagagaagaaaaggtgtGACATCATGGGAAGACTAGTGGGCTGGCCTCtgaattccttctttttgttcCAAGTTATGTTACCTCCAACTGCCTTTAATCCTCTATGAATCTTTATAAATCTGAAGAAGTCCAAAACCTCTCCCAGATCCATCTGTTGGTTCAGAAACTAACTGCATTTCATCCaggtataaaaattaaatgtcctttaaaaattttgattccTTACAAGATTGAACATAGCAGAATAGAACTTGTACTTTCCCTGAGCAAGAGACTTCACTGCCTTGAAATTTAGCCTTCATATGAAAAGTGGATTCAAATACTTGCCCTACCTTACCCTGAGTTtccttaagaattaaaaaaaggatttttatgcacacatatatttcatgtattattcatttttatctatgtgcttttaaatctataaaacacTATCCCAATATAATTAATCGCCCATATTGCTGGAGAATCCCTCCTGAAGAAAATATTCCActtcagttcattcatttttggATCCCTGATCCCTTCATCTCTGACTCCAATAATATCTTGgaggaaatgtgtttttttttttttttattttttttttttatttttttttttttaaagattttatttattgatttgacagagagagatcacaagcagacagagaggcaggcagagagagagagagggaagcaggcttcctgccaagcagagagcccgatgcgggactcgatcccaggaccctgagatcatgacctgagccgaaggcagcggcttaacccactgagccacccaggcgccccaggaaatgtgtttttaaaaaactatttttacaaTCTTTTACTTAtgcttcttattttaaatgtcaaactCACTGACTGTCCTTAGATAAAAAATGTCTGGAGAACTTTAAGAACTGCTGCCCCAAATGCTAGAGATTATCATTGATATTGATAATTATTAAAAAGGTTTTCAATATTTTGTGTCCATTTATTAAATATGTCTTACTGTAGAATAATTTGTGGTTATCACTAATCAttcaaagtacaaaaaaaaaagagagaagaaaattaaaatgtgtctccaaattatttattctataatCCTACTCTGCAGAGATAactacttttcttttattatatttcctttcaGAAACATTCTATCAGTATACTTGCATATGTGTATCTCTACAACAGTTTTCTATATACAACTATGGCCATAATTTCATCGTTGATGATTTTgcaaaaaaacagatgaacatgcaGACAGTAATTTGTGACATTATCTTATTATCTCACTtgcttaagataaataaaattgtatcttatgcacatataattttttatcaccaaacatattttacatttttattacatttttaaaagattttatttctttatttgacagagagagaggaagcacagcaggagaagcagcaggcagagagaaagggagaagcaggcttgt
This DNA window, taken from Lutra lutra chromosome 10, mLutLut1.2, whole genome shotgun sequence, encodes the following:
- the LOC125078837 gene encoding olfactory receptor 4C11-like gives rise to the protein MNSSVTEFILFGLTQDAGKQKAIFVVLLLLYLATLLGNFLIVVTIKKSRTLGSPMYFFLFYLSFADACFSTTTAPRLIVDALSQKKTISYNECMTQVFAAHFFGCMEIFVLILMAFDRYVAICKPLRYTTIMSHHVCRVLVILGWVGSCIHSSAQLFLALRLPFCGPNVIDHYFCDLQPLLKLACMDTYAINLLVVSNSGAICMVSFIILLISYIVILYSLRNHSAEGRRKALSTCTSHFIVVVLFFGPCIFIYTRPATTFPVDKMVAVFYTIGTPLLNPLIYTLRNAEVKNAMKKLWCS